The Streptomyces phaeolivaceus genome has a window encoding:
- a CDS encoding HAD-IA family hydrolase, translating to MTATTVLTARALLLDMDGTLVNSDAAVERVWRRWAERHGLDGAEIMKVVHGRQGYATMAVLLPERPMAENLADNTRMLAEETADVDGVVPIPGAPEFLASLVSGGVPHALVTSADVALSTARMAAAGLPLPELRVTAESVGASKPDPEGFLKGAAELGVAPGDCVVFEDSEAGIAAGRAAGMRVVGIGERAGAHGPDVVVPDLTSVRVEVGEGGVVRLHAGGDGEAGG from the coding sequence ATGACGGCCACCACCGTTCTGACCGCCCGCGCCCTCCTGCTGGACATGGACGGCACCCTCGTCAACTCGGACGCCGCCGTGGAACGTGTCTGGCGGCGCTGGGCCGAGCGGCACGGGCTGGACGGCGCGGAGATCATGAAGGTGGTGCACGGCCGCCAGGGCTACGCCACGATGGCCGTCCTGCTGCCCGAGCGGCCCATGGCGGAGAACCTCGCGGACAACACACGGATGCTGGCCGAGGAGACCGCCGACGTGGACGGCGTCGTCCCGATACCGGGCGCGCCCGAGTTCCTCGCGTCCCTCGTCTCCGGCGGTGTCCCGCACGCCCTCGTGACCTCGGCGGACGTCGCCCTGTCCACGGCACGGATGGCCGCCGCCGGGCTGCCCCTGCCCGAGCTGCGCGTCACCGCCGAGTCCGTCGGCGCGAGCAAGCCGGACCCCGAGGGCTTCCTGAAGGGCGCCGCCGAGCTGGGCGTGGCACCCGGGGACTGCGTCGTCTTCGAGGACTCCGAGGCGGGCATCGCGGCCGGGCGCGCGGCGGGGATGCGGGTCGTGGGGATCGGAGAGCGGGCGGGAGCGCACGGCCCCGACGTGGTGGTGCCCGACCTGACGTCGGTACGGGTCGAGGTGGGCGAGGGTGGGGTTGTGCGGCTGCACGCCGGGGGTGACGGGGAGGCTGGGGGTTGA
- a CDS encoding TMEM165/GDT1 family protein, translating into MISFSVTALVFGVVFLAELPDKTALAGLVLGTRYRASYVFAGVAAAFAVHVALAVAAGSVLTLLPQQIVHALTGVLFLGGAAVLLMKKDEGEEEVRRPENQSFWKVSGAGFMLILVAEFGDLTQIMTANLAARYDDPLSVGLGAVLALWAVAGLGIVGGKALMKRVPLGLITRIAAVLMVGLGVWSLWEAVAG; encoded by the coding sequence TTGATCAGCTTCAGTGTCACGGCGCTCGTCTTCGGCGTCGTCTTTCTCGCCGAACTCCCCGACAAGACCGCGCTCGCCGGCCTCGTCCTCGGCACCCGCTACCGCGCCTCGTACGTCTTCGCCGGTGTCGCCGCCGCCTTCGCCGTGCATGTCGCGCTCGCCGTGGCCGCGGGCAGCGTCCTCACCCTCCTGCCGCAGCAGATCGTGCACGCGCTGACCGGCGTGCTGTTCCTGGGCGGCGCGGCGGTGCTGCTCATGAAGAAGGACGAGGGTGAGGAAGAGGTCCGGCGGCCCGAGAACCAGAGCTTCTGGAAGGTCTCGGGGGCGGGGTTCATGCTCATCCTGGTCGCCGAGTTCGGAGATCTGACGCAGATCATGACCGCCAACCTCGCGGCCCGCTACGACGATCCGCTCTCCGTCGGGCTCGGCGCGGTGCTCGCGCTGTGGGCCGTGGCGGGGCTCGGCATCGTCGGCGGCAAGGCGCTGATGAAGCGGGTGCCGCTGGGGCTGATCACCCGGATCGCCGCCGTGCTGATGGTGGGGCTCGGTGTGTGGAGTCTGTGGGAGGCCGTGGCGGGATGA
- a CDS encoding HNH endonuclease family protein has product MRRFYARRRFSILTALSGLIASVALFNAPTASAALPTPISASTARSYLATLTVATEDRTGYDRDLFNHWITISGTCNTRETVLKRDGTNVVTSSACAATSGTWYSPYDGATWTAASDLDIDHLVPLAEAWDSGADSWSSATRQAFANDLTRPQLIAVTDNVNQSKSDQDPAEWMPSVSSYRCTYVRAWVQVKYYYDLSVDSAEKSALTSYLANC; this is encoded by the coding sequence ATGCGCAGGTTCTACGCGCGTCGACGGTTCAGCATACTCACCGCGCTCAGCGGATTGATAGCCTCCGTCGCGCTCTTCAACGCTCCGACCGCCTCCGCCGCGCTGCCGACCCCCATCAGCGCGTCCACCGCCCGCTCCTACCTCGCCACCCTCACCGTCGCGACCGAGGACCGCACCGGGTACGACCGGGACCTGTTCAACCACTGGATCACCATCAGCGGCACCTGCAACACCCGCGAGACGGTCCTCAAGCGCGACGGTACGAACGTCGTCACCAGCTCCGCCTGCGCCGCCACCAGCGGCACCTGGTACTCCCCGTACGACGGCGCCACCTGGACCGCCGCCTCCGACCTGGACATCGACCACCTGGTGCCGCTGGCCGAGGCCTGGGACTCCGGCGCCGACAGCTGGAGCAGCGCCACCCGCCAGGCGTTCGCCAACGACCTCACCCGCCCGCAGCTCATCGCCGTCACGGACAACGTGAACCAGTCGAAGAGCGACCAGGACCCCGCCGAGTGGATGCCCTCGGTCTCGTCCTACCGCTGCACGTACGTCCGCGCCTGGGTCCAGGTGAAGTACTACTACGACCTCTCCGTCGACTCCGCCGAGAAGAGCGCCCTCACCAGCTACCTCGCGAACTGCTGA
- a CDS encoding alkaline phosphatase D family protein produces MAGLRLGPLLRYVDGSSATVWVEASRPCVAEVRCAGGGRGEARTFQIAGHHYALVPVTGLAPGTASAYEVLLDSTPVWPLPDSPFPPSEIRTPAEGDAVRVAFGSCRWAAPPAGDPDPVGPDALDTLAARLATEPGAERPDVLLLLGDQVYADETSKATGAWLAARRNLADPPGDQVADYEEYTHLYYESWLDPEIRWLLSTVPSCMIFDDHDVIDDWNTSAAWLEAMRATPWWRERILSGLMSYWVHQHLGNLSPAELAADPVHAAVRATPDGTDALRAHASRADREPASVRWSYRRDFGRVRVLMLDTRAARVLDEGDRSMLDPGEARWLRDQALDTPGSYDHLLIGTSLPWLLPQLVHDAESWSAALCRGERGERWARFGEKLRQAADLEHWAAFPASFESLTRLIAEAGSGADAPATVLVLSGDVHHAYIAEPSWPETGPGAPDATPTTPTTPDTPNAPDARVLQLTCSPVHNSIPLSIRLGFRFGWSGTGRALGRWFGRHGRGERPSIDWRRTGGPWFGNHLMTLTLHGRSARLRLDRAEAGRGAKPRLKTRSESTLTP; encoded by the coding sequence ATGGCGGGGCTGCGCCTGGGACCACTGCTGAGATATGTGGACGGCTCGTCCGCGACCGTGTGGGTCGAGGCGAGCCGTCCCTGCGTCGCCGAGGTCCGCTGCGCCGGCGGCGGGCGCGGTGAGGCCCGCACCTTCCAGATCGCCGGCCACCACTACGCGCTGGTCCCGGTGACGGGCCTCGCCCCGGGCACGGCCTCGGCGTACGAGGTCCTCCTCGACTCCACCCCCGTCTGGCCCCTGCCGGACTCCCCCTTCCCGCCCTCCGAGATCCGCACCCCGGCCGAGGGCGACGCCGTCCGGGTCGCCTTCGGTTCCTGCCGCTGGGCCGCGCCGCCCGCCGGCGACCCGGACCCGGTGGGCCCGGACGCCCTGGACACCCTCGCGGCCCGCCTTGCCACCGAACCGGGCGCCGAGCGGCCCGACGTGCTCCTGCTCCTGGGCGACCAGGTCTACGCGGACGAGACCTCCAAGGCCACCGGCGCCTGGCTCGCCGCCCGCCGGAACCTGGCGGACCCGCCGGGCGACCAGGTGGCGGACTACGAGGAGTACACCCACCTCTATTACGAGTCCTGGCTCGACCCGGAGATCCGCTGGCTGCTCTCCACCGTCCCCAGCTGCATGATCTTCGACGACCACGACGTCATCGACGACTGGAACACCAGCGCGGCCTGGCTCGAAGCCATGCGGGCCACCCCCTGGTGGCGTGAGCGGATCCTGAGCGGCCTGATGTCGTACTGGGTCCACCAGCACCTCGGCAATCTCTCCCCCGCCGAACTGGCCGCCGACCCGGTCCACGCCGCCGTACGCGCCACCCCGGACGGTACGGACGCGCTGCGCGCCCACGCCTCCCGGGCCGACCGGGAACCGGCCTCGGTGCGCTGGAGCTACCGGCGGGACTTCGGCCGGGTACGGGTGCTGATGCTGGACACCCGGGCCGCGCGCGTCCTCGACGAGGGCGACCGCTCGATGCTGGACCCCGGCGAGGCCCGCTGGCTGCGCGACCAGGCCCTGGACACGCCCGGCTCGTACGACCATCTGCTCATCGGTACGTCCCTGCCCTGGCTGCTGCCCCAGCTGGTGCACGACGCCGAGTCCTGGAGCGCCGCGCTGTGCCGGGGCGAGCGCGGGGAGCGCTGGGCGCGGTTCGGGGAGAAGCTGCGCCAGGCCGCCGATCTGGAGCACTGGGCGGCCTTCCCCGCCTCCTTCGAGTCCCTGACCCGGCTCATCGCCGAGGCGGGCTCGGGCGCGGACGCCCCGGCGACCGTCCTCGTGCTCTCCGGCGACGTGCACCACGCGTACATCGCCGAGCCGTCCTGGCCGGAAACCGGACCCGGCGCCCCCGACGCCACTCCCACCACTCCCACCACTCCCGATACCCCCAACGCCCCCGACGCCCGCGTCCTTCAGCTCACCTGCTCCCCCGTGCACAACTCCATCCCGCTCTCGATAAGACTCGGCTTCCGTTTCGGCTGGAGCGGGACCGGGCGGGCGCTCGGCCGGTGGTTCGGGCGGCACGGGCGGGGGGAGCGGCCGTCGATCGACTGGCGCCGGACGGGCGGCCCCTGGTTCGGCAACCACCTCATGACGCTGACGCTGCACGGCCGTTCGGCACGGCTGCGGCTCGACCGCGCCGAGGCCGGGCGCGGCGCCAAGCCCCGTCTGAAGACACGGTCGGAGTCGACGCTCACTCCTTGA
- a CDS encoding FAD/NAD(P)-binding protein: MRPTRTGVTPLSDFPGISDIGSDIGIALVGAGPRGTSVLERLCASAPELLAPGTRLTVHVVDPAPPGPGRVWRTAQSPHLLMNTVASQVTLFTDDSVDCSGPVRPGPSLYEWAAEATGTTGGSPELGPDDYPTRARYGRYLEWVFAEVVRGAPPGIRVEVHGTRAVRLDDEPDGGQRLTLASGRVLTGLAAVVLTQGHLPALPDRTERDLTAYAARHRLRHFPPANPADLDLSPVAPGEPVLLRGLGLNFFDHMALLTTGRGGRFVYDTGDTGSTRRPRYVPSGHEPRLYAGSRRGVPYQARGDNAKGPYGRHTPLVLTPEVIAAFRKRADSGEAPDFLAEIWPLVAKEVETVYYEGLLDAAAPRDAPRDSPRGDAQDRPPHTPFRDRFLTAPHRSPQESAVLDEFGVAEADRWSWDRVSRPYAGREFAGAAEWRGWLLEYLREDAAQAALGNVEGPVKAALDVLRDLRNELRLIVDHGGLAGGSRREHLDRWYTPLNAFLSIGPPRSRIEEMAALIEAGVLTVLGPRLQVRQEDGAWLARSPDVPGSAVRVTTVVEARLPEPDLRRTADELLAGLLAAGACRPHRTDGYETGGLDVTPRPYHLIDRQGAAHARRFAFGVPTEGVHWVTAAGARPGVDSVTLLDADAVARAVLRATTPANSPQEQAKSRPDVELASID; encoded by the coding sequence ATGCGCCCCACACGCACGGGAGTTACCCCCTTGTCCGATTTTCCAGGGATCAGTGACATCGGCAGTGACATCGGCATCGCGCTCGTCGGCGCCGGCCCGCGCGGCACCAGCGTCCTGGAACGCCTCTGTGCCTCCGCCCCCGAACTGCTCGCCCCCGGCACCCGTCTGACCGTCCATGTCGTCGATCCCGCGCCGCCGGGTCCGGGCCGGGTGTGGCGCACGGCCCAGTCCCCCCACCTGCTGATGAACACGGTGGCCTCCCAGGTCACCCTCTTCACCGACGACAGCGTGGACTGCTCGGGCCCGGTACGGCCGGGCCCGAGCCTGTACGAGTGGGCGGCCGAAGCGACCGGAACGACCGGCGGATCACCGGAGTTGGGGCCCGACGACTATCCGACCCGGGCCCGGTACGGCCGCTATCTGGAGTGGGTCTTCGCCGAGGTGGTGCGCGGCGCGCCGCCCGGCATCCGGGTCGAGGTGCACGGCACCCGCGCGGTCCGTCTGGACGACGAGCCCGACGGCGGCCAGCGGCTCACCCTCGCCTCCGGCCGCGTCCTCACCGGTCTCGCCGCCGTGGTCCTCACCCAGGGCCACCTCCCCGCCCTCCCCGACCGCACGGAACGCGACCTCACCGCGTACGCCGCCCGCCACCGTCTGCGCCACTTCCCGCCCGCCAACCCGGCCGACCTCGACCTCTCCCCCGTGGCCCCCGGTGAACCCGTCCTCCTGCGCGGCCTCGGTCTCAACTTCTTCGACCACATGGCCCTGCTGACGACCGGCCGGGGAGGCCGCTTCGTATACGACACCGGGGACACCGGCAGCACGCGGCGCCCGCGATACGTCCCCTCCGGCCACGAGCCCCGGTTGTACGCCGGCTCCCGGCGCGGTGTCCCGTACCAGGCACGCGGCGACAACGCCAAGGGCCCCTACGGCCGCCACACCCCGCTCGTCCTGACCCCCGAGGTCATCGCGGCCTTCCGCAAACGCGCGGACTCCGGCGAGGCGCCCGACTTCCTGGCGGAGATATGGCCGTTGGTCGCGAAGGAGGTGGAGACGGTCTACTACGAGGGGCTGTTGGACGCGGCGGCCCCACGGGACGCACCACGGGACTCGCCACGGGGCGACGCGCAGGACCGCCCACCACACACCCCCTTCCGCGACCGCTTCCTGACCGCCCCTCACCGGTCCCCCCAAGAAAGCGCCGTTCTCGACGAGTTCGGGGTGGCGGAGGCGGACCGGTGGTCCTGGGACCGGGTGTCGCGGCCGTACGCGGGACGGGAGTTCGCGGGCGCGGCGGAGTGGCGGGGGTGGCTGCTGGAGTATCTGCGGGAGGACGCGGCGCAGGCGGCGCTGGGGAACGTCGAGGGGCCGGTGAAGGCCGCGTTGGACGTGCTGCGGGACCTGCGCAACGAGCTGCGGCTGATCGTGGACCACGGCGGGCTGGCGGGCGGGTCGCGCCGGGAGCATCTGGACCGCTGGTACACCCCGCTGAACGCGTTCCTGTCGATCGGCCCGCCCCGCAGCCGTATCGAGGAGATGGCCGCGCTGATCGAGGCGGGCGTACTGACCGTGCTCGGCCCACGACTCCAGGTGCGCCAGGAGGACGGGGCCTGGCTGGCGCGCTCGCCGGACGTGCCGGGGTCGGCGGTGCGGGTGACGACGGTGGTCGAGGCCCGCCTCCCGGAGCCGGATCTGCGCAGGACGGCCGACGAGTTGCTCGCCGGGCTGCTGGCGGCGGGAGCGTGCCGCCCGCACCGGACGGACGGGTACGAGACGGGCGGACTGGACGTGACACCGCGCCCTTATCACCTGATAGACCGTCAAGGTGCCGCGCACGCACGGCGGTTCGCGTTCGGGGTACCCACGGAGGGCGTGCACTGGGTGACGGCGGCGGGCGCCCGGCCAGGGGTGGATTCGGTCACACTCTTGGACGCGGACGCGGTGGCGCGAGCCGTTCTACGTGCGACGACACCCGCGAACTCCCCTCAAGAGCAGGCAAAGAGCCGGCCAGATGTTGAACTTGCAAGCATTGATTAG
- a CDS encoding DoxX family protein: MTGRLNSAQPYALGLFRIVIGLLFTCHGAKSLFGVLGGADGQGGTVATGSWPGWYAAVIQLVGGALVLLGLGTRAAAFIASGSMAYAYFKVHQPQALWPVENSGEGAALYCWAMFLLIFTGSGALGLDRLFAKRQSASAGSTTASKSPVAA, translated from the coding sequence ATGACCGGACGCCTCAACAGCGCCCAGCCATACGCCCTCGGACTGTTCCGCATCGTCATCGGTCTGCTCTTCACCTGCCACGGCGCCAAGAGCCTCTTCGGCGTCCTGGGCGGCGCGGACGGGCAGGGCGGCACCGTCGCCACCGGTTCCTGGCCCGGCTGGTACGCGGCCGTCATCCAACTCGTCGGCGGCGCCCTGGTCCTCCTGGGCCTCGGCACCCGCGCGGCGGCGTTCATCGCCTCCGGCTCCATGGCCTACGCGTACTTCAAGGTCCACCAGCCGCAGGCCCTGTGGCCGGTCGAGAACAGCGGTGAGGGCGCGGCCCTCTACTGCTGGGCCATGTTCCTGCTGATCTTCACCGGCTCCGGAGCACTCGGCCTCGACCGCCTCTTCGCCAAGCGCCAGTCCGCGTCCGCGGGCAGCACCACGGCGAGCAAGTCCCCTGTGGCGGCCTGA
- a CDS encoding DedA family protein yields MLESLGWLAAGPWIYAVVGVSIVLDVFLPVLPSGVLVVAVATAAAAETAAGVAREVPDILVLMLSAATASVLGDLVAYRLAWRGSARLDRAIARSRRLTTAQERLGAALARGGGLLVVVARFAPAGRSVVSLGAGAARHRARDFLPWSAVAGLTWAAYSVALGYFGAQWLGPTWLATAVSLAALFAAGAAAAYFMRRPQPR; encoded by the coding sequence GTGCTTGAGAGTCTGGGTTGGCTGGCCGCCGGCCCATGGATCTACGCCGTCGTGGGCGTGTCCATCGTGCTGGACGTGTTCCTCCCGGTGCTCCCGAGCGGTGTCCTGGTCGTCGCCGTGGCCACGGCCGCCGCGGCCGAGACGGCGGCGGGTGTGGCCCGTGAGGTCCCCGACATCCTGGTGCTGATGCTCTCGGCGGCGACCGCGTCCGTGCTCGGCGACCTGGTGGCGTACCGGCTGGCGTGGCGGGGAAGCGCCCGCCTGGACCGTGCCATCGCCCGGTCCCGCCGTCTGACGACCGCGCAGGAACGTCTCGGCGCCGCGCTCGCCCGGGGCGGCGGTCTGCTGGTGGTAGTCGCCCGCTTCGCCCCCGCGGGCCGCTCCGTGGTCTCGCTGGGCGCGGGCGCGGCCCGTCATCGCGCCCGCGACTTCCTGCCCTGGTCCGCGGTCGCCGGCCTCACCTGGGCCGCGTACAGCGTGGCCCTCGGCTACTTCGGCGCGCAGTGGCTCGGCCCCACCTGGCTGGCGACGGCGGTCTCCCTGGCCGCGCTCTTCGCCGCGGGCGCGGCGGCGGCGTACTTCATGCGTCGGCCTCAGCCACGCTGA
- a CDS encoding DUF2277 domain-containing protein, with product MCRSIKTLRPPVLPEEATEDDIRAAALQYVRKVSGFRAPAAHNREVFEQAVDAIAEATAELLAGLEVRGAPRRAG from the coding sequence ATGTGCCGCAGTATCAAGACGCTTCGTCCGCCCGTCCTGCCCGAAGAGGCCACCGAGGACGACATCCGGGCCGCCGCGCTTCAGTACGTCCGTAAGGTCTCCGGGTTCCGCGCGCCCGCCGCACACAACCGTGAGGTCTTCGAGCAGGCCGTGGACGCGATCGCCGAGGCGACGGCCGAGTTGCTGGCCGGCTTGGAGGTGCGGGGTGCTCCGCGGCGGGCGGGGTAG
- a CDS encoding ketopantoate reductase family protein: MTNDRTNDRTNDRLTVAVLGPGGVGGLLAALLSRAGNRVICLAGETTAAALAKDGIQIRSARFGDFTARVETATELREPVDAALITVKHTTLAASLERLPAPPLGPDTLVVPFLNGVEHPATLRAHYGDTVPVAPATIRVESTRIAPGVIEHGSPFAEVDLTGDRVPPGRLNSLAGALEWSGVGARVLPDETAVLWAKMSFLAPFALLTTRHGLPLGEIRTRHRAQLAALVEETAAISAASGAPVDPAEALRRYDAFPPATRSSMQRDAENGRPLELDAIGGALLRAAERHGVPAPVATEVVTDLRAAEGPRATLP; encoded by the coding sequence ATGACGAACGACCGGACGAACGACCGGACGAACGACCGGCTCACGGTGGCGGTGCTGGGACCGGGCGGTGTGGGCGGCCTGCTCGCCGCCCTCCTCTCCCGCGCCGGCAACCGAGTGATCTGCCTGGCCGGCGAGACCACCGCGGCGGCCCTGGCCAAGGACGGCATCCAGATCAGAAGCGCCCGCTTCGGCGACTTCACCGCCCGTGTGGAGACGGCGACCGAACTCCGCGAACCGGTCGACGCGGCACTGATCACGGTCAAGCACACGACCCTCGCCGCCTCCCTCGAACGCCTCCCGGCACCACCCCTCGGCCCCGACACCCTGGTCGTACCGTTCCTGAACGGCGTCGAGCACCCGGCGACCCTCCGCGCCCACTACGGCGACACCGTCCCCGTCGCCCCCGCCACCATCCGCGTCGAGTCGACCCGAATCGCCCCGGGCGTCATCGAACACGGCAGCCCCTTCGCGGAGGTCGACCTGACCGGCGACAGGGTCCCGCCGGGCCGCCTCAACTCCCTTGCCGGGGCCCTGGAATGGTCCGGCGTGGGCGCCCGCGTCCTGCCGGACGAGACGGCGGTGCTGTGGGCGAAGATGTCGTTCCTGGCCCCGTTCGCGCTGCTGACGACCCGTCACGGCCTGCCCCTCGGCGAGATCCGCACACGTCACCGCGCCCAACTGGCCGCCCTGGTCGAGGAGACGGCGGCGATCAGCGCGGCCTCCGGCGCCCCCGTGGACCCGGCCGAGGCCCTCCGCCGCTACGACGCCTTCCCGCCCGCCACCAGGTCCTCCATGCAGCGCGACGCGGAGAACGGGCGCCCCCTCGAACTGGACGCGATCGGCGGCGCGTTGCTCCGCGCGGCCGAACGCCACGGCGTACCGGCACCGGTGGCGACCGAGGTGGTGACGGACCTACGAGCGGCGGAGGGACCGCGGGCGACGCTCCCCTGA
- a CDS encoding LysR family transcriptional regulator, producing the protein MTLDDLRVFVAVCRAGSLSAVARELGCTQSAVSQHVRRLEREVGVGLVERQARGVVPTRAGRVLQEAAAEGITGLDLALRRLAEMVRGDGGVVRIATGGTTVRHFMAQGIVDFRRSYPDVGLEFQTVRSSAGCCDALADPTRDLDLSWLTLGPAVRGIEQRAVAELPWVLAVRADDELAGRERVEGRELDGMRLIGLPENSTSYAHLAAAYRELGITVSASGAGVADWDTAILLAELGVGHAVVPALPGWTGPGHPGLRFVPIPDLPALTVGWAVRSWEALSPPARAFADTVARHAVRVGGGVRAVEG; encoded by the coding sequence ATGACCCTCGACGATCTCCGTGTCTTCGTCGCCGTCTGCCGGGCCGGGAGCCTCAGCGCGGTGGCCCGGGAGCTGGGCTGCACCCAGTCGGCGGTGAGCCAGCACGTACGGCGGCTGGAGCGGGAAGTCGGCGTCGGGCTGGTCGAGCGGCAGGCCCGGGGGGTCGTGCCCACCCGGGCCGGACGGGTGCTCCAGGAGGCCGCGGCCGAGGGCATCACCGGGCTCGACCTCGCGCTGCGCCGGCTGGCCGAGATGGTGCGCGGCGACGGCGGGGTCGTACGGATCGCGACCGGCGGTACGACCGTGCGGCACTTCATGGCGCAGGGCATCGTCGACTTCCGGCGCTCCTACCCGGACGTGGGCCTGGAGTTCCAGACCGTACGGTCGAGCGCCGGCTGCTGTGACGCGCTGGCCGACCCGACCCGGGACCTCGACCTGTCGTGGCTGACCCTGGGGCCCGCCGTCCGTGGCATCGAACAGCGGGCCGTCGCGGAACTGCCCTGGGTGCTCGCCGTCCGCGCCGACGACGAACTCGCCGGACGGGAACGGGTGGAGGGCCGGGAGCTGGACGGGATGCGGCTCATCGGGCTGCCGGAGAACTCCACCTCGTACGCCCATCTCGCCGCCGCCTACCGCGAGTTGGGCATCACCGTCAGTGCGTCCGGTGCCGGTGTCGCCGACTGGGACACCGCGATCCTGCTCGCCGAACTCGGTGTCGGCCACGCCGTCGTCCCCGCGCTCCCGGGCTGGACCGGCCCCGGCCACCCCGGGCTGCGCTTCGTCCCGATCCCCGATCTGCCCGCGCTCACCGTCGGTTGGGCGGTACGGAGCTGGGAGGCGCTGTCGCCCCCGGCCCGCGCCTTCGCCGACACGGTGGCCCGGCACGCGGTGCGGGTGGGGGGCGGGGTGCGGGCGGTCGAGGGGTGA
- the ltrA gene encoding group II intron reverse transcriptase/maturase: MLSKENLLAALNRVEVNRGAPGVDGMTTAELRPWIAVHWPEVRAELDAGIYRPAPVRQVIIPKPGGGERMLGVPRVLDRLIQQAVAQVLVPIFDPGFSGSSFGFRPGRSAHQAVRVARRAIEDGNRWVVDLDLDRFFDRVQHDVLMARVARKVTDRRVLKLVRRYLEAGVMVDGVKTPGREGTPQGSPLSPVLSNIMLDDLDRELFRRGHRFARYADDLRIFVRSRRAAQRVLDSVTAVVEQRLKLKVNRVKSKVVPASVMTMLGFGFYFVRGGKVRVRVDPKAVERLKVRLKELTSRRWSVAMADRIAQINRFTTGWMGYFQLADTPKVFQELDKWFRRRMRQIRWKEWKRYATRRRNLRALGIGERDAREWAASSKGYWRVAKSPVLDRALPISYWDDLGLKMLKPTWQRLRPAW; this comes from the coding sequence ATGCTCTCGAAGGAGAACCTGCTCGCGGCGCTCAACCGTGTCGAGGTGAACCGGGGTGCTCCCGGGGTGGACGGTATGACCACGGCCGAACTCAGGCCGTGGATCGCGGTGCACTGGCCCGAGGTCCGGGCCGAACTCGATGCGGGCATCTACCGGCCGGCGCCGGTCCGTCAGGTGATCATCCCGAAGCCTGGCGGCGGTGAGCGGATGCTGGGGGTGCCGCGGGTGCTGGACCGCTTGATCCAGCAGGCCGTCGCGCAGGTGCTCGTGCCCATTTTCGACCCTGGTTTTTCGGGGTCGTCCTTCGGGTTCCGTCCCGGCCGGTCCGCCCATCAGGCGGTCAGGGTCGCGCGGCGTGCCATCGAGGACGGCAACCGGTGGGTCGTGGACCTTGATCTGGACCGGTTCTTCGACCGGGTCCAGCACGATGTCCTGATGGCACGGGTCGCGCGCAAGGTCACTGACCGCAGGGTCCTGAAGCTGGTTCGCAGGTATCTGGAAGCCGGGGTCATGGTGGACGGCGTGAAGACGCCGGGCAGGGAGGGGACCCCGCAGGGCTCCCCGCTCTCGCCCGTCCTGTCGAACATCATGCTCGACGACCTGGACCGGGAACTGTTCAGGCGCGGTCACCGGTTCGCACGTTACGCCGACGATCTGCGGATCTTCGTGCGGAGCAGGCGGGCTGCTCAGAGGGTGCTCGACTCGGTCACGGCCGTGGTCGAGCAGCGGCTGAAACTGAAGGTCAACCGGGTGAAGTCGAAGGTGGTCCCAGCTTCCGTCATGACGATGCTGGGGTTCGGCTTCTACTTTGTCCGGGGTGGGAAGGTCAGGGTCCGGGTCGACCCGAAGGCGGTCGAACGCCTGAAGGTTCGGCTCAAGGAGCTGACCTCGCGCCGGTGGAGCGTTGCGATGGCTGACCGCATCGCGCAGATCAACCGCTTCACCACAGGCTGGATGGGCTACTTCCAGCTCGCGGACACTCCCAAGGTGTTCCAGGAGCTGGACAAGTGGTTCCGTCGCAGGATGCGGCAGATCCGCTGGAAGGAATGGAAACGGTACGCGACCAGACGTCGTAACCTGCGGGCGCTCGGGATCGGTGAGCGTGATGCTCGGGAATGGGCGGCCAGCAGCAAAGGCTACTGGCGGGTCGCGAAGTCACCTGTTCTGGACAGGGCACTGCCCATCTCCTACTGGGACGACCTGGGCCTGAAGATGCTCAAGCCGACCTGGCAACGGTTGAGACCAGCTTGGTGA